In Thiovibrio frasassiensis, one DNA window encodes the following:
- the mutS gene encoding DNA mismatch repair protein MutS: MAKTTPAPVKITPMMQQYLEIKAQHQDAILFYRLGDFYEMFFDDAVTASKVLGITLTSRNSKDDENRVPLCGIPYHAVSSYLAKMIKAGFKVAICEQVEDPKEAKGIVRREVVRVVTPGLVTDEQLLDDKDNRYLAAICQKGKNWGLSLLDLSTGEFLVSEKEDLAGLLDELVRLGPSEILLPEEPGEASILADQLLAFLPQSCLTRRSPSVFYPEMARQRLLEHFRVANLAGFGCEELKSGIAAAGALLLYLQETQKTALDHIERLTPIEFDNVLLMDESSRRNLELTQTITGGAREGSLLDTLDLCETPMGARLLKKNLLFPLQEVETIRQRLNTVEALYLAPRLREDLRQLLAKVYDLERLNGRVVLGTANGRDLTALKCSLAQLPQLKEKMLEEGGPLLPALGASLDELTELHALLEAGIREDAPVTVREGNLIKPGYHAELDELVSLLRDGKELILTLEARERARTGINNLKIGFNKIFGYYIEISRGQLANVPEDFIRKQTLVNAERFITPELKEFEEKVTGAQEKRLELEYRLFSAIRTTVAESSSRILLTAARLAQIDFFCCLAEGAQKYRYTKPVINSGEAIIIKEGRHPVIERALPPGRFVPNDIHLDQESEEVLIITGPNMAGKSTVLRQTALITLMAQMGSFVPAASAEIGVVDRIFTRVGASDNLRRGQSTFMVEMNETANILNNATQRSLVILDEIGRGTSTFDGLSIAWAVAEELVNKNGRGVKTIFATHYHELTELAATNPRVKNHNIAVREWNDTIIFLHKLLPGGTNRSYGIQVAALAGVPAKVVARAKELLHNIEQGEFNRQGEPRIATSPRKNKPRQGGQLSLFGAGETQAARRLRDINPDTLSPREALDLLYELKGLSDVE; encoded by the coding sequence ATGGCCAAGACCACACCCGCTCCAGTAAAAATCACCCCCATGATGCAGCAGTACCTTGAAATCAAGGCACAGCACCAGGATGCCATTCTTTTTTACCGGCTGGGCGATTTCTACGAGATGTTCTTTGACGACGCCGTGACCGCCTCCAAGGTCCTGGGCATCACCCTCACCTCCAGAAACAGCAAGGATGACGAAAACCGGGTGCCGCTCTGCGGGATTCCGTACCATGCGGTTTCCTCCTATCTGGCCAAGATGATCAAGGCGGGTTTCAAGGTGGCGATTTGCGAGCAGGTGGAGGATCCGAAAGAGGCCAAGGGGATTGTCCGACGCGAGGTGGTCCGAGTAGTGACCCCAGGGCTGGTCACCGATGAACAGCTCCTGGATGATAAGGACAACCGATATCTTGCCGCCATCTGCCAGAAGGGCAAGAATTGGGGCCTGAGCCTGCTTGATCTTTCCACCGGTGAGTTTCTGGTGAGCGAGAAGGAAGATCTCGCCGGGTTACTGGACGAACTCGTCCGCCTTGGGCCCTCGGAGATCCTCCTTCCCGAAGAGCCCGGGGAAGCGTCGATTCTGGCAGACCAGCTCCTGGCCTTTCTTCCCCAAAGCTGCCTGACCAGACGGTCGCCCTCCGTTTTCTATCCCGAGATGGCGCGCCAGAGGCTGCTGGAACATTTTCGGGTGGCCAATCTGGCAGGGTTTGGCTGCGAGGAGCTGAAATCCGGGATTGCCGCGGCTGGGGCGCTGCTCCTCTACCTGCAGGAAACCCAGAAGACCGCCCTCGACCATATCGAACGGCTCACCCCCATCGAATTTGACAACGTCCTGCTCATGGACGAATCCTCCCGCCGCAACCTGGAACTCACCCAGACCATCACCGGCGGCGCCCGGGAGGGTTCGCTGCTCGACACCCTCGACCTCTGCGAAACCCCCATGGGGGCACGGTTGCTTAAGAAGAACCTGCTGTTTCCCCTGCAGGAGGTCGAAACTATCCGGCAACGGTTGAACACGGTGGAAGCGCTCTACCTCGCCCCCCGCTTGCGCGAGGATCTCCGCCAGCTGCTGGCCAAGGTTTATGACCTGGAGCGCTTGAACGGCCGGGTGGTGCTGGGTACGGCCAACGGTCGTGATCTCACGGCCCTGAAGTGCTCCCTGGCCCAGCTCCCCCAGCTCAAGGAAAAAATGCTCGAGGAGGGTGGCCCCCTGCTCCCCGCACTCGGCGCCTCCCTGGACGAACTGACCGAGCTCCACGCCCTGCTTGAAGCCGGAATCCGAGAAGATGCCCCGGTAACCGTGCGGGAAGGCAATCTCATCAAGCCCGGCTACCATGCCGAGCTTGACGAACTGGTCTCCCTCCTGCGCGACGGCAAGGAGCTGATCCTCACCCTTGAGGCCCGCGAACGGGCCCGGACCGGCATCAACAACCTCAAGATCGGCTTCAACAAGATCTTCGGCTACTATATCGAGATCAGCCGCGGCCAGCTTGCCAATGTGCCCGAAGATTTCATCCGCAAGCAGACCCTGGTCAATGCCGAACGCTTCATCACCCCGGAACTCAAGGAGTTCGAAGAAAAAGTCACCGGCGCACAGGAGAAACGGCTGGAACTGGAATACCGTCTTTTCAGCGCGATCCGGACCACGGTGGCAGAGTCATCCTCCCGGATTCTCCTTACCGCCGCCCGGTTGGCCCAGATCGATTTTTTCTGCTGTCTGGCCGAGGGGGCCCAGAAATACCGCTACACCAAACCGGTGATCAACAGCGGGGAGGCGATCATCATCAAGGAAGGCCGCCATCCCGTGATCGAGCGCGCCCTGCCGCCCGGCCGCTTTGTGCCCAACGATATCCATCTTGACCAGGAGAGCGAAGAGGTTCTGATCATCACCGGACCCAACATGGCCGGTAAATCAACGGTATTGCGACAGACCGCGCTCATCACCCTCATGGCCCAGATGGGCAGCTTCGTCCCAGCAGCATCGGCGGAGATCGGCGTGGTGGACCGCATTTTCACCCGGGTCGGCGCCTCCGACAACCTGCGCCGCGGCCAGTCCACCTTCATGGTGGAGATGAACGAAACAGCCAATATCCTCAACAACGCCACCCAGCGGAGCCTGGTGATCCTCGATGAAATCGGCCGCGGCACCTCTACTTTTGACGGCCTCTCCATTGCCTGGGCCGTGGCCGAGGAGCTGGTCAACAAAAACGGCCGTGGGGTCAAGACCATCTTCGCCACCCACTACCACGAGTTGACCGAGCTGGCCGCCACCAACCCGCGGGTCAAGAACCATAACATTGCGGTGCGGGAGTGGAACGACACCATCATCTTTCTCCACAAGCTGCTGCCCGGCGGAACCAACCGCAGCTACGGCATTCAGGTGGCCGCCCTGGCCGGGGTGCCGGCCAAGGTGGTTGCCAGGGCCAAGGAATTATTGCATAATATCGAGCAGGGCGAATTCAACCGGCAGGGCGAACCCAGGATCGCCACCTCACCGAGAAAAAATAAACCCCGGCAAGGTGGCCAGCTCTCCCTGTTCGGTGCCGGAGAAACCCAGGCTGCACGCAGGTTGCGGGACATCAATCCCGACACCCTCTCCCCCCGAGAGGCGTTGGATCTCCTCTATGAACTCAAAGGGCTGAGCGATGTGGAGTAA